In the Ipomoea triloba cultivar NCNSP0323 chromosome 6, ASM357664v1 genome, one interval contains:
- the LOC116022895 gene encoding abscisic acid receptor PYL2: protein MEKTVQIPQGLTEEEYSQLETVIQSYHTFDPRPNTCTSLITQHIDAPASVVWPFVRRFDNPQKYKHFIKSCRMVSGDGGVGSVREVTVVSGIPASTSTERLEILDDDKRIISFRVVGGEHRLNNYQSVTSVNEFQKKNGSVYTVVLESYIVDIPEGNTVVDTKMFTDTVVKLNLQKLCMVAMAALHGHE from the coding sequence ATGGAGAAGACAGTCCAAATCCCTCAAGGGCTAACGGAAGAGGAATATTCCCAGCTGGAAACGGTGATCCAATCTTACCACACCTTCGACCCCAGGCCCAACACGTGCACGTCCCTGATAACGCAGCACATCGACGCGCCGGCGAGCGTGGTGTGGCCGTTCGTCCGCCGCTTCGACAACCCGCAGAAGTACAAGCACTTCATCAAGAGCTGCCGGATGGTCTCCGGCGACGGCGGCGTGGGGAGCGTCCGGGAAGTCACCGTGGTCTCCGGCATCCCCGCGTCCACCAGCACGGAGCGCCTCGAGATCCTCGACGACGACAAGCGAATCATAAGCTTCCGAGTGGTCGGCGGCGAGCACCGGCTGAACAACTACCAGAGCGTCACTTCCGTCAACGAGTTCCAGAAGAAGAATGGGAGCGTTTACACGGTGGTTTTGGAGTCGTATATCGTTGATATACCGGAAGGGAATACGGTGGTGGACACAAAGATGTTCACCGATACCGTCGTCAAGCTCAACCTGCAGAAGCTTTGCATGGTGGCAATGGCCGCTTTGCATGGCCACGAATAA